The Arabidopsis thaliana chromosome 5, partial sequence genomic interval TAATGATTTATCCCTAAACTATGTAAaagtatgaaacaaaaaaagaaagacaaacttTTGGAACCCAAAACCCcttgatttggtttaatggtacatatatatatggttctaagctaaaatattatattgagTGGGGGACATAGAGTAAGGCTGATTGGTATATGCATATATCTTTCACACGAATTGACCTATTACCTAATCATGTGTATATATGATCGAAAAATGAAGATCCGTTATTGTTCGTTATTGTTCATGTcatcttattaatttttgtaacttttttggttgaattgtTACCAAATATTCCCAAATAGGGTAAAACGTAACGGATATATAGTTGAGACAAAATCACATGGGAAGATGGAACGATGCTGTCCAAATGTCTAGACAATAATAGAGAAAATGTCTTGTTTCgtttttgattcaaaatcttaaactaATCCTTTCTTGAATCAATTATATATCTCATTATTGTTCGTTCTTATTCTCATTGTTGTACTAATCATTATGATTTAATTTACACCAAATCAACGTTTCCATGTGTATATCTTCAATGCCACCAATAAATAAGTTCTTTAATAGTTATATACAATGTACAATTCACCTCCAATTCATTCCAAGCatgatttgtttggtttccccTTATTCTCTACATCTACATTATGGTCTAATTAGAGTTAGttacaaacataaaaactcGTACGTAATGAATTGTTGTTCTCTAAAATAAGCACTTAAGTTCCGTAATAGACTTCAAATTCTGACAAATCACTTGATTACAAACTTGAAACTTCGATCATAAAAACGGAATATTTTGATAGAAAATGCAAATAATGATTTGATTGGATATGTGTAGTAAATTGAGGTTAAACCATTGTAGACGAAAAAATGTGATATACCGGCAAAAAATATTCcgtaattgattttgtatttcaaattaaattgaataaattacaaatactgaaatattatatactataaaaaaaaatgatttctttttcttcctcgcCGGCGCTAGCGGTGGTGATTACACAAACTCAGAGCTTGGTAAATTCCGATGATTCCACTGCTCTGACGATGAAGGACCAATACATCTAACATTTGAAACAATGTAATCTCTCAAAGTCTTCAAAGACTCATCTCTCTCACCATTCTCAACAATCACTGATCTCTTCTCCACcggatcatcatcatcatcatcgccgCCGGAGCCATCAAATCTCCGACGATCTTTCAGGCTATCAACATAACCCCATTTACTACCACTCTCCATGTTCAACTCAATGGACTTAAGATCACtctcctcatcatcatcagaaccAGAACCATCAATCACCTCCAAAATCCTACGAATCTCCGACGACCcttttccttcttcaccaTCCAAAACCCGCCGGAGCTCCTTCTTCAGCCGCTCCACGGCGGCGTATTTATCTTCGAACTCAAACTTCGCCTCCGTAAGCTTCATTTGAACTCTCTCTTCCCTCAAAACATCAGCTATAtgcatcatctctctctctttctccatctccttCTTATCATCTCCGATTCCTTTAGTTAGCTCATCACAAACCTCTTCAAGAACATCTTtagctctcttctctcttttcatctcctccttcatcttcctctctgtttctttagcCTCCGTGAGCTCTCTCCCTAATCTTCTATTCATCTTCTCTGTTCTTCGCCGGAGTTTTCTCTCAACCATCGCCTCTTCTTGTAGACTCTCTATCAACCTCCgcttctcctcttcctcttcat includes:
- a CDS encoding trichohyalin-like protein (unknown protein; BEST Arabidopsis thaliana protein match is: unknown protein (TAIR:AT3G11590.1); Has 30201 Blast hits to 17322 proteins in 780 species: Archae - 12; Bacteria - 1396; Metazoa - 17338; Fungi - 3422; Plants - 5037; Viruses - 0; Other Eukaryotes - 2996 (source: NCBI BLink).), producing MEQRKKGCKIRKRGGSSSSSSSLARRNRFKRAIFAGKRAAQDDGGSGTPVKSITAAKTPVLLSFSPENLPIDHHQLQKSCVSARKLAATLWEINDDADPPVNSDKDCLRSKKPSRYRAKKSTEFSSIDFPPRSSDPISRLSSERIDLCDDMIRRRSTNPQKLNPIEYKIIGANSVKTRFKNVSDGLTTSKELVKVLKRIGELGDDHKTASNRLISALLCELDRARSSLKHLMSELDEEEEEKRRLIESLQEEAMVERKLRRRTEKMNRRLGRELTEAKETERKMKEEMKREKRAKDVLEEVCDELTKGIGDDKKEMEKEREMMHIADVLREERVQMKLTEAKFEFEDKYAAVERLKKELRRVLDGEEGKGSSEIRRILEVIDGSGSDDDEESDLKSIELNMESGSKWGYVDSLKDRRRFDGSGGDDDDDDPVEKRSVIVENGERDESLKTLRDYIVSNVRCIGPSSSEQWNHRNLPSSEFV